CGAGAATGGACAAGATAATCCATTTGAAGCGCCAGAAAAATATGTTTCCTATCTGAAGTCATTTGGTGATACGTATGATGAATTCATTCAGCAATATAGTGAATTATCGAAAGAAAAGCAGGAAGTAATTTTAGATGTTCTACAAAATGGTGGTGATTTTGACGTAGAACTTATTGAAAGCAGTATGCAAAGCAATGAAAAACATAGATATACTAGAGCAACCGTACAAACTAGACCTGTATCATTTGATGCAGATTTTAGATTATTCGGGATAACTTTTGTGAAAATTAGATTAGAAGGTAGATTTGAATATAGTAATCAAAGAGTAACCTCTGTACAGTATAAAAATGCTTACATTGTTCAGAATTTTGTTCCTTTAAGTGGTTTTGAAAGAACTTCGTTAGATGCGTATGTTAGTGATGGTAAATTTTATGCGAGTGCTGCATTTACAGCTTTTGTAGGTGCAAAAATAGGAGATAATGTTATTGGGGTGCGTCCAAGAACTTTTAACATTCAATTAAATTCTGACTATAGAGGGAATGTGAATGGATATGCTTGGTAGGAAAGTAAGCATAATTATGGGAGTATGTTTGGTTGTTTTTTTGATCATTTTATTCATTATTATTAGTTTAAAAGCTAAATAAAATAATCACGACTCAAGTGTAAATGCTTGAGTCTTTTTTGTGTGAAATGCAATCAGTGTTATTGTAGTTTGTGAAATTATTATTTTGAATATTGGTAAAATTTATAAATTTAATTGCTTTATTAATGAGCATTCAGTATCCTTTTATTAACAAAGGGGGAGAGGATGCGATGAATCGTCAACACATTGGTATTTTATTTGGGGGAGTACTATTACTAGTTGTAGCGATGGGGATTAGCCGTTTTGCATTTACGCCAATTTTGCCGTTTATGCGGGAAGATGTTGGCTTTTCATTTGAGGTTGCAGGCTTTTTAGCATCTAGTAATTATATTGGTTATTTTATTGGGGCATTATGGGCGGGATTTATTTACCGACAGCGGAAACATGTTTTACTGTTGAGTGTAGTATTAAATGTCATTTCTGTTGTGCTTATGGGGCTAATTGAGCTTTATAGTGTTTGGCTTGTTCTGCGATTAATTGCAGGGATTACAGGGGGACTTATCTTTGTTTTAACTTCTAGTATCATTATGGATTATTTAGCCAAACAAACGCTCACAAAGTGGTCAGGCTATTTATTTAGTGGTATAGGGCTTGGTATTGCCATTTCAGGTTTATTCGTACCTTTTATTGAAGCACGTTTTGCTTGGCAAGGTACTTGGATTGGCTTAGGTATTTTATCTGCACTATTTTTAGTGATTACGTTTCTATTATGGAGAAATTTACAAGTTCATGATAGCGTGAAAGTAACGAAAACGGCAGATGCAAAAATGTCGCGCGGTTTTATGCCTTGGCTAATTGCGGCATACGGGTTTGAGGGGCTTGGTTATATTATAACAGGCACATTTTTAGTGGATATTATTCACAACATTCCATCGCTCCAAGCATATTCTTCTTATAGTTGGGTCATTGTTGGTGTAGCGGCTATTCCATCTGCTCCAGTTTGGACAGTGCTATTAGAGAAGTTTTCTGCAATAAAAATTTTATTTGTGGCTTACATACTACAAGTGCTAGGGATTTTGTTGCCGGTATTTTCACAAACAGTATGGAGTGTGCTATTGTCTTCATTTTTATTTGGTTTAACATTCGTCGGTATTGTTACGTTAACAACCGCCTATGCTAGACAGCTATTTCCAACACAGAGCGGTCCAGTTGTGTCATTGTTGACAACGTTCTATGCATTTGGACAAATCATCGGACCAATTATAGCTGGACAACTTGTTGTCATTTTTAGTAGCTACAAGGCAGCACTCATTTTTGCAGGCAGCATTGTATTGCTAGGACTGATTGTGATGTTATGCGGTAAATGGATTGTGTTAAAACAACAAGAGAAGATAGCCAATTTAAACATGCAATCCAACCATTAGTTAAGGGTGCCTGACACCCGAAATATTCTGAATTGTTTGAGTGCCTGGTACCTGTCACTTTGAATATTCAGAATC
This DNA window, taken from Lysinibacillus sp. FSL M8-0337, encodes the following:
- a CDS encoding YbfB/YjiJ family MFS transporter, whose translation is MNRQHIGILFGGVLLLVVAMGISRFAFTPILPFMREDVGFSFEVAGFLASSNYIGYFIGALWAGFIYRQRKHVLLLSVVLNVISVVLMGLIELYSVWLVLRLIAGITGGLIFVLTSSIIMDYLAKQTLTKWSGYLFSGIGLGIAISGLFVPFIEARFAWQGTWIGLGILSALFLVITFLLWRNLQVHDSVKVTKTADAKMSRGFMPWLIAAYGFEGLGYIITGTFLVDIIHNIPSLQAYSSYSWVIVGVAAIPSAPVWTVLLEKFSAIKILFVAYILQVLGILLPVFSQTVWSVLLSSFLFGLTFVGIVTLTTAYARQLFPTQSGPVVSLLTTFYAFGQIIGPIIAGQLVVIFSSYKAALIFAGSIVLLGLIVMLCGKWIVLKQQEKIANLNMQSNH